From a region of the Dictyostelium discoideum AX4 chromosome 2 chromosome, whole genome shotgun sequence genome:
- a CDS encoding heat shock protein 70 family member (Similar to Hsp70) — MVKNIKIFLSLFFVVVLGLLATTANSMVIGIDLGSQTFKVSLIKPGAFETVLNEQSGRKTISSVGWFKDERLFSSDSFSVWARNPKQNYNLIQAFLGIKYKEGLVEEISNGLPLGFKVKNDTVRNTVSIVYDDDTNYSAEELTGMLLRRVKDMASSYAGSSIKDCAITIPPYFTQQQRQALLDAAQLAGLNVLSLIHDVNAAALSFAMDRTFLEKNESVIFYDMGARHTSVSLVEFESHNEQIKGVKKNKTVSSASVKGIEWDEKLGGFDFDMVIVNHLKTLLKKQIPSANVDDIKITIKLLKEVGKMKENLSVNQQAQIFIGSLVDDHDFQATISKQQFEELSQSLIERSLLPLKKLILSTGIKLKDIEYFEVIGGGVRIPFIQQALKDYLKRDTLDKHLNGDEAMSNGAAFYAASLTHYFKVKEIKLKDILLNSVDVEINNNIINSGGAGETLLEETEDNEDNELNNSGNEQQQQQQPTINQGGLKDKKIQLFKVNSKLGIKKTVSFSSENGFSLFLNNPTINNPLATYTVSNVPTPGEKYNFTGKPKIHCSFRLTTSGIVVLEKAEAEITVSLIKPQPQQNKTSSSTSTTKKNTTTIETTDGGSEETTDETTTKQQQQQEKEEEEEVVVVEKVIEYIQKTIRVPLNFTIKYNGCVEPLSKELSQESNDRINKLDQVDRILRELRQERNNLESFIYETKDKLESNEEYLKCSTQQERDQLVEELDKTSAWLSDALDNDNTETEEYRKQLKDIKKKADKIVNRVSQYQLVPVALEELEDTVDKVKPMFEIASKDLNVTAEELKETTDKIQSVSDWVQEKKSEFKLADYSKDLQTSSFDIKFKLYDLERTIKEILKKKKKPVKPSSSKKDKSSKSSKGKSNSTDEKDQKQKEQKEQQQQQKEESQFQNDGAEEQQFEDDHKVHDEL, encoded by the exons atggttaaaaatataaaaatatttttatcattattttttgtagttGTATTAGGTTTATTAGCTACAACAGCAAATTCAATGGttattggtattgatttaGGTTCACAAACATTTAAagtatcattaattaaaccaGGTGCATTTGAAACCGTTTTAAATGAACAATCTGGTAGAAAAACAATTTCATCTGTTGGTTGGTTTAAAGATGAAAGATTATTTTCTTCTGATTCATTTAGTGtt tgGGCTAGAAATccaaaacaaaattataatttaattcaagCATTTTTAggtattaaatataaagaagGATTAGTTGAAGAGATTAGTAATGGATTACCATTAGGATTTAAGGTAAAGAATGATACTGTTAGAAATACAGTTTCAATTGTATACGATGATGATACCAATTATTCAGCAGAGGAATTGACAGGTATGTTATTAAGAAGAGTTAAGGATATGGCATCGTCATATGCAGGTTCATCAATCAAGGATTGTGCAATCACAATTCCACCTTACTTtacacaacaacaaagacaAGCATTATTGGATGCTGCTCAATTAGCAGgattaaatgttttatcattaattcaTGATGTCAATGCAGCTGCATTATCATTTGCAATGGATCGTACTTTCTTAGAAAAGAATGAGTCCGTTATCTTTTACGATATGGGTGCAAGACATACCTCTGTATCAttagttgaatttgaatctCATAATGAACAAATCAAAGGTGtcaaaaagaataaaacagTTT cATCAGCATCAGTTAAAGGTATTGAATGGGATGAAAAATTAGGtggatttgattttgatatggtaattgtaaatcatttgaaaacattattaaagaaacaaaTTCCATCAGCCAATGTTGATGATATTAAGattacaattaaattattaaaagaagttGGAAAAATGAAAGAAAATCTTAGCGTAAATCAACAAGCTCAAATCTTTATTGGTAGTTTAGTTGATGATCATGATTTCCAAGCAACCATTTCAAAACAACAATTTGAAGAATTATCacaatcattaattgaacgttcattattaccactaaaaaaattaattctttcaaCTGGTATTAAATTA aaagatattgaatattttgaagttattggtggtggtgttagAATTCCATTTATTCAACAAGCATTAAAAGATTACTTAAAGAGAGATACATTAGATAAACATTTAAATGGTGATGAAGCAATGTCAAATGGTGCTGCATTTTATGCAGCAAGTTTAACACATTATTTTAaagttaaagaaattaaacttaaagatattttattaaattcagttgatgttgaaattaataataatataattaatagtgGCGGTGCTGGTGAAACTTTATTAGAAGAAACtgaagataatgaagataatgaattaaataatagtggtaatgaacaacaacaacaacaacaaccaactaTTAACCAAGGCGGATTAAAggataaaaaaattcaattatttaaagttaattcaaaattaggTATAAAGAAAActgtttcattttcatcagaGAAtggattttcattatttttaaataatccaacaattaataatccaTTAGCAACTTATACAGTTTCAAATGTACCAACACCAGgtgaaaaatataatttcacTGGTAAACCAAAGATTCATTGTTCTTTCCGTTTAACCACTAGCGGTATAGTTGTTTTAGAGAAAGCTGAAGCTGAAATCACcgtttcattaattaaaccacaaccacaacaaaataaaacatcCTCATCAACAAGCACAACTAAAAAGAATACCACCACAATTGAAACAACTGATGGTGGTAGTGAAGAAACTACTGATGAAACTACaaccaaacaacaacaacaacaagaaaaagaagaggaagaagaagttgtagttgttgaaaaagttattgaatatattcaaaaaacaattagaGTACCATTAAATTtcacaattaaatataatggtTGTGTTGAACCATTATCAAAGGAATTAAGTCAAGAAAGTAATgatagaattaataaattggaTCAAGTTGATAGAATTTTAAGAGAATTAAGACAAGAGagaaataatttagaatcatttatttatgaAACTAAAGATAAATTGGAATCTAATGAAGAATATTTGAAATGTTCAACTCAACAAGAGAGAGATCAATTGGTTGAAGAATTGGATAAAACATCTGCATGGTTATCGGATGCTTTGgataatgataatactgAAACCGAGGAATACCGTAAACAATtgaaagatattaaaaagaaagcTGACAAAATCGTTAACCGTGTCTCTCAATACCAATTGGTACCTGTCGCATTGGAAGAGTTGGAAGACACTGTTGATAAAGTTAAACCAATGTTTGAAATCGCTTCAAAGGATTTAAATGTAACCGCTGAggaattaaaagaaactACTGATAAAATTCAATCCGTTTCCGATTGGGTACAAGAAAAGAAATCTGAATTCAAATTAGCTGATTATTCAAAAGATTTACAAACTTCCTcttttgatattaaatttaaactttATGATTTAGAAAgaacaattaaagaaattttaaaaaagaaaaagaaaccTGTTAAACCATCCTCCtctaaaaaagataaatcttcaaaatcttcaaaaggtaaatcaaattcaactgatgaaaaagatcaaaaacaaaaagaacaaaaagaacaacaacaacaacaaaaagaagaatCTCAATTCCAAAATGATGGTGCTGAGGAACAACAATTTGAAGATGATCATAAAGTTCATGatgaattataa
- a CDS encoding hypothetical protein (Similar to Homo sapiens (Human). 28 kDa heat-and acid-stable phosphoprotein (PDGF-associated protein)) has translation MAGGKRGGKVAPTKTFGRDYERSKGKISRDRVYDEEDIIKRNQESDSDDNSGSESGSENETKNNNNKSKLGSDSSDDEPVIVSRNPNAKKPAAKRPPTTKKQQESDSEDDSDKESDSEDEIANPNRMKQVTKKLSEINVNAKVELSRREKEELARQAATQRQNEKQQKSDLERLQVIRKQREEAAKRKEEEKKANEEKMAERRRLGLA, from the coding sequence atggcaGGTGGAAAGAGAGGTGGTAAAGTAGCACCAACCAAAACATTTGGTCGTGATTATGAAAGAAGTAAAGGAAAAATTAGTCGTGATCGTGTTTATGATGAAGAGGATATTATAAAGAGAAATCAAGAAAGCGATAGTGATGATAATTCTGGTTCTGAATCAGGTTCAGAAAatgaaacaaaaaataataataataaaagtaaattaGGTAGTGATTCAAGTGATGATGAACCAGTCATTGTCTCTAGAAATCCAAATGCCAAAAAACCAGCAGCTAAAAGACCACCAACCActaaaaaacaacaagagAGCGATAGTGAAGACGATTCAGATAAAGAAAGTGATAGTGAAGACGAAATCGCTAATCCAAATAGAATGAAACAAGTTACTAAAAAACTAAGTGAAATCAATGTAAACGCTAAAGTTGAACTTTCACGtagagaaaaagaagaacTCGCAAGACAAGCCGCAACTCAAAGACAAAacgaaaaacaacaaaaaagtGATCTCGAAAGATTACAAGTCATAAGAAAACAAAGAGAAGAAGCAGCAAAACGTAAAGAAGAAGAGAAAAAAGCAAATGAAGAAAAAATGGCCGAACGTAGAAGATTAGGTTTAGCttaa
- the ptpA1-2 gene encoding protein-tyrosine phosphatase 1 codes for MGSVESSNQMNGSIENKTNKIDISVLRPLPTRSNSSISLSSSSHSSFSRMGSLGSLPTNSGSSSPYYNNSSFDLVDEERIKSSIYNLKNHIKCIHKIKEEFRLLEESVGPSETSEGDKKHNTSKNRYTNILPVNHTRVQLKKIQDKEGSDYINANYIDGAYPKQFICTQGPLPNTIADFWRMVWENRCRIIVMLSRESENCRIKCDRYWPEQIGGEQFSIYGNGNEVFGTYSVELVEVIQDPEREIITRNIRLTFEGETRDITQYQYEGWPDHNIPDHTQPFRQLLHSITNRQNQIIPSSDRNVPIIVHCSAGVGRTGTFCTAVIMMKKLDHYFKQLDATPIDQVVDPFTHLPITEYQSDNLDLKGLGYHFKSSIYNSNGINNNNNNNLNNNNNINNNSNGSNNTPQTEPNNEEDDDDAAESDLKYAIMDKYNSRIDFNLFSIVLKLREQRPGMVQQLEQYLFCYKTILDEIYHRLNCKLGFSLPHVNNINNYNNYSNTTTTTTSSLASTTIIHPSTNSKLN; via the exons atgggATCAGTTGAAAGttcaaatcaaatgaatggatccattgaaaataaaacaaataagaTTGATATTAGTGTATTGAGACCATTACCAACTAGAAGCAATAGCTCAATATCATTAAGTTCCTCTTCTCATAGTTCATTCAGTAGAATGGGATCACTAGGTTCATTACCAACAAATTCTGGTTCTTCTTCACCCTATTACAATAATAGTTCATTTGATCTTGTTGATGaagaaagaattaaatcttcaatttataatttaaaaaatcatattaAATGTAttcataaaattaaagaagaatttaga ttattGGAAGAATCTGTTGGACCAAGTGAAACCAGTGAAGGTGATAAAAAACATAACACATCAAAGAATAGATATACTAATATTTTACCAGTTAATCATACAAGagtacaattaaaaaagattcaagATAAAGAAGGTTCAGATTATATTAATGCTAATTATATTGAT ggAGCATACccaaaacaatttatttgtaCACAAGGACCATTACCAAATACAATTGCTGATTTTTGGAGAATGGTATGGGAAAATCGATGTCGTATTATTGTTATGCTTTCAAGAGAGTCTGAAAACTGTAGAATAAAATGTGATAGATATTGGCCAGAACAAATTGGAGGTGAacaattttcaatatatggtaatggtaatgaagTATTTGGCACATACAGTGTCGAATTGGTTGAGGTTATCCAAGATCCAGAGAGAGAGATAATCACAAGAAACATTAGACTTACATTTGAGGGTGAGACAAGAGATATCACTCAATATCAATATGAAGGTTGGCCAGATCATAACATCCCAGATCACACTCAACCATTCCGTCAGTTGTTACATAGTATCACAAATCgtcaaaatcaaatcataCCATCATCAGATAGAAATGTTCCAATCATCGTTCATTGTAGTGCAGGAGTTGGTAGAACCGGCACCTTTTGTACAGCCGTCATTATGATGAAAAAGTTGGACCATTACTTTAAACAATTGGATGCTACTCCAATTGATCAAGTCGTTGATCCTTTCACTCATTTACCAATCACTGAATATCAAAGTGataatttagatttaaaaggACTTGGTTATCattttaaatcttcaatttataatagtaatggtataaataataataataataataatttaaataataataataatattaataataattcaaatggttCAAATAATACGCCACAAACTGAACCAAATAATGaggaagatgatgatgacgcaGCAGAATCTGACTTAAAATATGCAATAATGGATAAATATAATAGTAGAAtcgattttaatttattttcaatagttTTGAAACTTAGAGAGCAACGTCCTGGAATGGTTCAACAATTAGAACAATATCTATTTTGttataaaacaattttagACGAAATTTATCATAgattaaattgtaaattagGTTTTTCTTTACCACatgttaataatatcaataattataataattatagtaatactactaccaccactacttcTTCTTTAGCCTCAACTACAATAATTCATCCATCTACAAatagtaaattaaattaa
- a CDS encoding hypothetical protein (Similar to Dictyostelium discoideum (Slime mold). hypothetical 97.7 kDa protein): MVQLININEDQNQIRDEFFVDNESDENNNFGDDNLYEEEEGEENEEEEGKFEEEEDEEDDYSSKFDTEYKKILKLANETNSKTDITVKIEITTYNRNYRNLINNNENNNIINSDDNNLYKKLEKKHFLRFKDKPIKVGELSEQVEVLCYGDSYNSILLEGTVPKFLKIIEFGEQFNKHIPKGFFQNEGGNLHRIEFGKKYNMPIGEGVIPNTVITIIFGDEFNWFLPANVIPLGVIKIQFGNDYTAPFVKDSIPSTVRFLQLGNKYNLPLKWSPIPKVLYHLTFGDSFNQIIEPGDLSPFLTYLKFGNDFNQKLSIPSKVSILSFGDSFNQDIIINGTGATILPKDTLKSITFGNDFNKSLGNLSQFYQLTFIKFGNDFNQPLLNLPPNLIEIEFGINFNKPLPSILPSTIKSITLPKSYNLPLPKPLPNDQSTNSTILSNDNNNNNNNNNNNNNNSNTITLISTTTTTTTYIINNN; encoded by the coding sequence atggtacaattaattaatattaatgaagatcaaaatcaaataagaGATGAATTTTTTGTAGATAATGAaagtgatgaaaataataattttggggatgataatttatatgaagaagaagaaggagaagaaaatgaagaagaggaaggaaaatttgaagaagaggaagatgaagaagatgattaTAGTTCAAAATTTGATActgaatataaaaaaatcttaaaactTGCAAATGAAACTAATAGTAAAACCGATATAAcagttaaaattgaaattacaacttataatagaaattatagaaatttaataaataataatgaaaacaacaatattattaatagtgatgataataatttatataaaaagttagaaaaaaaacattttttaagatttaaagataaaccaattaaagTTGGTGAATTATCAGAACAAGTTGAAGTATTATGTTATGGTGATAGttataattcaatattattagaaGGTACAGTTccaaagtttttaaaaattattgaatttggtgaacaatttaataaacataTTCCAAAAGGCTTCTTTCAAAATGAAGGTGGTAATTTACATAGAATTGAATTTGGAAAGAAGTATAATATGCCAATTGGTGAAGGAGTGATACCAAATACTGTGATAACCATTATATTTggtgatgaatttaattggtttttacCGGCAAATGTTATTCCATTGGGAGTTatcaaaattcaatttgGTAATGACTATACTGCACCATTCGTTAAGGATTCAATTCCATCAACTGTCAGATTCTTGCAATTGGGTAATAAGTATAATTTACCTTTAAAATGGTCCCCAATTCCAAAAGTTTTATACCATTTAACATTTGGTGATTCATTTAATCAAATCATTGAACCAGGTGATTTATCACCATTTTTAacttatttaaaatttggaaatgatttcaatcaaaaattatccATCCCTTCAAAAGTTTCAATACTGTCATTTGGTGATAGTTTTAATCaagatattataattaatggCACTGGTGCAACCATTTTACCAAAAGAtactttaaaatcaattacatttggtaatgattttaataaatcattaggAAATTTATcacaattttatcaattaacttttattaaatttggaaatgACTTTAATcaaccattattaaatttacccccaaatttaattgaaattgaatttggtataaattttaataaaccattaccatcaatacttccatcaacaattaaatcaataacaTTACCAAAATCTTATAACTTACCATTACCAAAACCATTACCAAATGATcaatcaacaaattcaacaattttatcaaatgataataataataataataataataataataataataataataattccaaTACAATCACTTTAAtatcaactacaactacaacaactacatatattattaataataattaa
- the rsmE-2 gene encoding small GTPase, whose product MCKKLNICFLGDKCVGKTSTIHTMVNSFFDDEKYSPTIESKFTKLFSYKVLYNLNIYDTAGSIEMESILLDTIKQCDCFVIMYSISDRDSYDSIYKYRDLIKEAFPFKDNIPIILCANKNDLKWESQFSHNEIIDISKSFGKPSTISSAKCLNSVINTFKLLLDIVQRNEKQIKKDIKKYEKNLKRNDKLEFDLEKKKSIFKHVLLQIKYHKLVLNNLIN is encoded by the exons atgtgcaaaaaattgaatatttgttttttaggAGATAAATGTGTTGGAAAGACAAGCACAATACACACAAtggtaaattctttttttgatgaCGAAAAATATAGCCCCACAATAGaatcaaaatttacaaaactattttcatataaagttttatataatttaaatatatatgatacag ccGGATCAATTGAGATGGAAAGTATATTATTAGATACAATTAAACAATGTGATTGTTTTGTAATAATGTATTCAATATCTGATAGAGATTCATATGattcaatttataaatatagagatttaattaaagaagcATTCCCatttaaagataatataCCCATTATATTATGTGCCAATAAAAACGATTTAAAATGGGAATCACAATTTTCacataatgaaattattgatatttcaaaatcatttggAAAACCATCAACAATTTCTTCGGCTAAATGTTTAAATTCTGTTATAAACactttcaaattattattagatattgttcaaagaaatgaaaaacaaattaaaaaagatataaaaaagtatgaaaaaaatttaaaaaggaatgataaattagaatttgatttagaaaaaaagaaatcaatttttaaacatgttttattacaaattaaatatcataaattagttttaaataatttaattaattaa